A segment of the Mercurialis annua linkage group LG4, ddMerAnnu1.2, whole genome shotgun sequence genome:
TGATTCTGTAGTTTTGGCAGTGCGTCACGTTGACATCAAACTCTCATTTTTATGCATGAGTTGAACATAATGATTTCTTTTCATTGATGGattttgttttcatttcttttccCATCTTATGAAGATTCTTGTCATTAATTACTGATGTTGACTCAACTTTGATCTACAGTTTTGAAAGATGGCAGGCCAAGGCCAGCGTTTGAATGTAGTTCCAACTGTCACGATGCTAACAGTTGTGAAAGCTCGACTTGTTGGTGCAACAAGAGGTCATGCTCTCCTCAAGAAGAAGAGCGATGCTTTAACTGTGCAGTTTCGTCAAATACTTAAAATGATTGTCTCTACTAAAGAATCAATGGGAGAGATAATGAAGGCATCCTCATTTGCTCTTACTGAAGCGAAGTATGTTGCTGGTGATAATGTTAAGCATGTTGTCCTAGAGAATGTCAAAACTGCATCTCTTAAAGTTCGATCTAGACAAGAAAATATTGCTGGTGTGAAGTTGCCCAAATTTGACCATTTCACTGAAGATGATACCAAGAACGATCTTACTGGATTGGCTAGAGGTGGTCAGCAGGTTCAGGCCTGTCGTGCTGCTTATGTAAAAGCTATTGAGGTTCTTGTTGAGCTTGCTTCACTTCAGACCTCATTTTTAACACTCGATGAGGCAATCAAGACAACAAATCGTAGGGTTAACGCATTGGAAAATGTTGTGAAGCCTAAATTGGAGAACACAATCAGTTATATCAAAGGAGAGCTCGATGAGCTTGAGAGGGAGGATTTCTTCAGGTTAAAGAAGATACAGGGTTATAAGAAGCGGGAACTCGAGAGACAGCTAGCATCTGCCGAGCAGTTTGCTGAGGAACAAGTTGCTGAGAAAATTTCTTTGCAGAAAGGAATTTCGCTAAAATCAGCTCACAACATGTTGTCTGCTGCAATGGAGAGGGATGAAGATATTGTTTACTGATGCATTGGTTTATACTTTATTTCTTCAATGTGTGGATTTTGACTGTTGTGCTTTTTTCTTTTGGTGGTGCAAAATTTCTTAGCCAAGCGGAGAAGGTAATCAGAGAATTTACGAGTATTTCTCAGGAATAAATAACCTCTATGTGCCTATTTATTGTGTATTAATTACCTAGCTTTCATCCTTGTAAtgatgtagaatatattttttcaaaacaatGTGGAATATTTGTTCTCAGGCCTTTGATTTGTTGGATATGCATATTCTGTTGCATTAGTTTCATTGTTGCTACTGCAGCTGCAGAAATTTGGTGTTTTATGGACTATGAGCTTGATGGCTTTCAATAAAAAAGAATCAATGCAGATGAATTTCCTGAAAATGTTGCAGTGTCAGAAGATTTTgcatatactaaatatataGCCTTGTTTGATCTTTTCGTGCTTCTTCAGTAGTTAGAGGATCTTTTAACACAAGACTGTTCGATCATTTTAGCTGCATTTGAAAGTTCACATTGCACTGAAACTtgacattttatttttcatcatcGAAAATATTTCTGAAATTTGCTTTTAAACCTGATTACTTTCAAAAAATATCATCGTTTTTTGTTTTCAGTAAAATAGCTGAAAACTAAAAAAGGGAGGGGGCACAAAAGGTTCACAATCAGCAGGAGAATGAAAAATACAAGCACAGATGAAGTtgctcaaaataaaatttgttcaTATTTA
Coding sequences within it:
- the LOC126678957 gene encoding V-type proton ATPase subunit D; translation: MAGQGQRLNVVPTVTMLTVVKARLVGATRGHALLKKKSDALTVQFRQILKMIVSTKESMGEIMKASSFALTEAKYVAGDNVKHVVLENVKTASLKVRSRQENIAGVKLPKFDHFTEDDTKNDLTGLARGGQQVQACRAAYVKAIEVLVELASLQTSFLTLDEAIKTTNRRVNALENVVKPKLENTISYIKGELDELEREDFFRLKKIQGYKKRELERQLASAEQFAEEQVAEKISLQKGISLKSAHNMLSAAMERDEDIVY